A genomic window from Bacteroidota bacterium includes:
- a CDS encoding DUF2179 domain-containing protein, whose product MTFLSITVGSFDYYSWIILPCIIFLSRIGDVTLGTLRHVFISKGYKTIVPFLGFFEVLIWIIVVAQVMKNLNNWACYFGWAAGFAAGTYIGLLIEERLALGLQIIRIITNQNCDSLVAELKGKNHGITVIDAQGAVGPVKVILSIVSRTNINSVIRIINKNNPTAFYSVEDIRDKGQGVFTSRENSSALRRILSVRK is encoded by the coding sequence ATGACATTTCTATCAATAACCGTAGGATCATTCGACTATTACAGTTGGATCATTTTACCCTGCATTATATTTCTTTCCCGTATTGGTGATGTAACCCTTGGTACACTACGCCATGTATTCATTTCAAAAGGATACAAAACAATTGTGCCATTCCTTGGTTTTTTCGAAGTGTTGATCTGGATCATTGTAGTGGCACAGGTAATGAAAAACCTCAATAACTGGGCTTGCTATTTCGGCTGGGCAGCAGGGTTTGCGGCCGGCACTTATATCGGCTTACTTATTGAAGAACGCCTGGCGCTTGGGCTGCAGATCATTCGTATCATTACCAACCAGAATTGCGATAGCCTTGTTGCCGAATTAAAAGGAAAAAATCATGGGATCACTGTTATTGACGCACAAGGTGCTGTAGGCCCGGTTAAAGTCATTTTAAGCATTGTGAGCCGGACTAATATTAACTCGGTGATCAGAATTATAAATAAGAACAATCCTACTGCATTTTATTCGGTTGAAGATATAAGAGATAAAGGCCAGGGTGTGTTTACAAGCAGGGAAAATTCTTCAGCTCTCCGACGTATTCTTTCTGTAAGAAAATGA
- a CDS encoding ATP-binding cassette domain-containing protein, whose product MIAVSNLSLRYGKRKLFDEASIKFTPGNCYGVIGANGAGKSTFLKIISGEIDPTTGQVSITPGERMSVLKQNHFEFDAFTVLQTVLMGNSKLWSVMQEKDALYAKPNFSDADGIKASELETLFAEMEGWNAESNAANLLSDLGVKEAFHNTLMGEMSGKEKVRVLLAQAIFGNPDILLLDEPTNDLDVETINWLENFLADFQNTVIVVSHDRHFLDSVCTHIADIDFGKIQLYTGNYTFWYESSQLALRQKSDQNKKLEDKRKELQEFIERFSANASKSKQATSRKKLLEKLVIEDIKPSTRKYPGIIFKAERDCGDQILHIENLAKSGPDGSLYFSNISFTMNKGDKIAILSKEHIAITTFFEILVGQEQADKGVCEWGSTITKSYLPNENSKFFTVDENLIDWLRQFSKDKNETYIRGFLGKMLFSGEETLKKCNVLSGGEKVRCMISRMMLTNANCLILDEPTNHLDLESITAFNDALKDWKHVALFTSHDHAFVQSVANRIIELTPKGIIDKRMSYDEYISDEGIKALREKMYPKMVKA is encoded by the coding sequence ATGATCGCAGTATCTAATCTTTCCTTACGTTACGGCAAACGTAAGTTATTTGACGAAGCAAGTATAAAATTCACACCCGGTAATTGTTACGGTGTTATTGGCGCCAACGGAGCCGGCAAATCAACTTTTTTGAAAATTATTTCGGGTGAGATCGACCCTACAACAGGACAAGTATCTATTACTCCGGGCGAGCGCATGAGCGTGCTGAAGCAGAATCACTTTGAGTTTGACGCCTTTACTGTTTTACAGACTGTTTTAATGGGCAATAGTAAGCTTTGGAGTGTAATGCAGGAAAAAGATGCCTTGTACGCCAAACCAAACTTCAGTGATGCGGATGGTATTAAGGCCTCAGAACTGGAAACCCTTTTTGCCGAAATGGAAGGCTGGAACGCGGAAAGCAATGCAGCCAACCTGTTGAGCGACCTGGGAGTGAAAGAAGCGTTTCATAATACCCTCATGGGTGAAATGAGCGGTAAAGAAAAGGTGCGTGTGCTGTTGGCACAGGCCATATTCGGCAATCCCGACATATTATTGCTGGACGAGCCAACCAACGACCTTGATGTGGAAACCATCAACTGGCTGGAGAATTTTTTAGCAGATTTTCAGAACACCGTTATTGTTGTATCGCACGACAGGCACTTTTTAGATTCCGTATGTACGCACATTGCGGACATTGATTTTGGCAAAATACAACTGTACACCGGGAATTATACATTCTGGTATGAATCGAGCCAGTTGGCCTTGCGCCAAAAGAGCGATCAGAATAAAAAGCTGGAAGATAAGCGTAAAGAGCTGCAGGAATTTATTGAGCGCTTTAGTGCCAATGCTTCCAAATCAAAACAGGCAACCAGTCGTAAAAAATTGCTGGAAAAACTGGTCATTGAAGATATTAAACCCAGCACACGTAAATACCCCGGCATTATTTTTAAAGCCGAACGCGATTGCGGAGACCAGATATTACATATAGAAAACCTTGCCAAATCAGGGCCTGACGGCTCATTGTATTTTTCGAATATCAGTTTCACAATGAACAAGGGCGACAAGATCGCGATTCTCTCTAAAGAACACATAGCGATTACAACCTTCTTTGAAATTTTAGTTGGCCAGGAACAAGCCGACAAAGGTGTTTGCGAATGGGGAAGCACCATCACCAAAAGCTATTTACCCAATGAGAATTCCAAATTCTTTACCGTTGATGAGAACCTCATCGATTGGCTGCGGCAGTTCTCAAAAGATAAAAATGAGACTTATATACGCGGTTTCCTGGGTAAAATGCTTTTTTCGGGTGAAGAAACCCTCAAAAAATGTAATGTACTTTCAGGCGGAGAAAAAGTGCGCTGCATGATCTCACGCATGATGCTGACCAATGCAAACTGCCTTATTTTAGATGAACCTACCAACCACCTGGACCTGGAATCCATCACTGCCTTTAATGACGCATTAAAGGATTGGAAACACGTGGCCCTGTTCACCTCACATGACCATGCCTTTGTACAAAGTGTCGCTAACCGGATTATTGAGCTTACACCAAAAGGCATCATTGACAAACGCATGAGCTATGATGAATATATTTCGGATGAAGGTATTAAAGCTTTGCGTGAGAAGATGTATCCGAAAATGGTAAAAGCGTAA